One segment of Nostoc piscinale CENA21 DNA contains the following:
- a CDS encoding di-heme oxidoredictase family protein, with the protein MLLIVCCSFALAISSAALFPEVGLAGIFSSAPIGSNVPDDATLLAQRQTELGNGINNVFDVAEPAPGIALAPAERVPRQKFGVVGAFPLGLKDLDALVYPSATRTQKEALVEGIQFFTTPHLAVEGAGPIANQQMCLGCHLSSAEATPNSRVVRDVSNVSRAARSTPTNFKFTALDPATGGGRPADNLDAINNTGRTAAFTTFGDYNPAQNIFDPLDGVARGGLSPRLGGFVQHTRFSLPECLPERIPTIAEDPNLPNIDPVTKLSSLGFRRGVVEFAGPPYIGRGLMEAIPSNDIRRFEDEGSDSQSIASSLNNAGIFACTGDCITGKTNTIPTPSGTAISAGSAFTGGVGRFGLRANGAEILQFVAGGLQGEVGFTSILNRNEPTDSPTNVGRPGCVDPYPNTLESHLSVPLSERNFLRMTAPPEFGDTLLAVLNNPTRSRSPQSPEGQVKRGAELFGIDLVAFSNRMIPGRFPAGGDSRDPNAINRTDSMVSCASCHIPVQRTGQSPAATTRDGAIVAQHLSYKWAPIFSDLLLHNVPQIDAERWASLPRDPLVVNRKYQPTLSREQGASTAVGRSFATFDIPRNLAGDVFSNVQGTAFGDEFRTAPLMGLGRMGAPFLHDARVYLSRLTVNSNPAGTVFTNSEVTNAPLVVRTLDDAIRAAIELHDLPAPDNSRTPNVPGAGCPVPPGGAVGNISYGSSPADVICPPYNSEVSRTHRSDAKEVIRRYRSLSPADQQAMIEFLKEL; encoded by the coding sequence TTGTTATTAATAGTATGCTGTTCATTTGCCCTAGCCATATCTTCGGCGGCACTCTTCCCAGAAGTCGGTTTGGCAGGTATTTTCTCTTCTGCTCCCATTGGTAGTAATGTCCCAGACGATGCGACGTTGTTAGCTCAAAGACAAACTGAGTTAGGCAATGGAATCAATAACGTATTTGATGTAGCAGAACCAGCACCAGGAATCGCGTTGGCTCCAGCAGAACGTGTTCCCCGACAAAAATTTGGTGTGGTTGGAGCCTTCCCACTGGGACTAAAAGACCTTGATGCCTTAGTCTATCCTTCTGCAACTCGCACACAAAAAGAGGCCTTGGTAGAAGGAATACAATTCTTTACAACACCGCACCTTGCTGTAGAAGGTGCAGGGCCAATTGCCAACCAACAAATGTGTTTAGGTTGTCACTTGAGTTCTGCTGAAGCAACTCCCAACAGCCGAGTAGTACGTGACGTTTCCAACGTATCCCGTGCTGCACGCTCGACACCAACAAACTTCAAGTTTACAGCCCTCGATCCTGCTACTGGTGGTGGACGGCCTGCTGATAACCTTGATGCCATCAATAACACTGGACGGACAGCTGCCTTTACAACCTTCGGTGACTATAATCCCGCACAAAACATATTTGACCCTCTTGATGGAGTGGCTAGGGGCGGACTTTCACCACGCCTCGGCGGCTTTGTTCAACATACGCGTTTTTCCCTTCCTGAGTGTTTGCCTGAGCGCATCCCAACAATTGCTGAAGATCCAAACTTACCTAATATTGACCCAGTAACAAAACTTAGCTCTCTAGGTTTCCGAAGAGGTGTTGTAGAGTTCGCTGGACCTCCATACATTGGTCGTGGTTTGATGGAAGCTATTCCATCAAACGATATCCGCCGCTTTGAAGATGAAGGTTCTGATAGTCAAAGTATCGCTTCATCTCTCAATAATGCAGGTATCTTTGCTTGTACAGGTGATTGTATTACTGGTAAAACCAACACCATTCCTACACCTTCAGGCACTGCTATCTCTGCCGGTTCAGCTTTTACTGGTGGTGTAGGACGCTTTGGGTTGCGGGCTAATGGCGCAGAAATCCTCCAGTTTGTTGCCGGTGGTTTGCAAGGGGAAGTTGGGTTTACAAGTATTCTCAACCGTAATGAACCAACAGACTCTCCTACTAACGTTGGTCGTCCAGGTTGTGTTGACCCATACCCCAACACACTAGAATCACACCTCAGTGTGCCACTCAGCGAACGGAACTTCTTGCGGATGACCGCTCCTCCCGAATTTGGTGACACACTATTGGCAGTGTTGAATAATCCTACACGCTCTCGTTCTCCACAAAGCCCTGAAGGTCAAGTTAAGCGCGGAGCAGAGCTTTTTGGGATTGATTTAGTAGCCTTCTCTAACCGGATGATTCCAGGCCGCTTCCCCGCAGGTGGTGATAGTCGTGATCCTAATGCTATTAACCGTACAGATTCTATGGTGAGCTGTGCCAGCTGCCATATCCCTGTTCAAAGAACCGGTCAGTCACCAGCAGCCACAACCAGAGATGGTGCGATCGTTGCTCAACATTTGAGCTATAAGTGGGCTCCTATTTTTTCTGACTTACTTCTGCACAACGTACCTCAAATTGATGCAGAACGTTGGGCTTCTTTACCTCGTGATCCGTTAGTTGTTAACAGAAAATATCAACCAACTCTTTCTAGAGAACAAGGTGCTAGTACTGCGGTAGGTCGCTCCTTCGCTACCTTTGATATTCCTCGGAACCTAGCTGGTGACGTATTTAGCAATGTGCAAGGTACTGCGTTTGGTGATGAGTTCCGCACCGCACCACTGATGGGCTTGGGTAGAATGGGCGCTCCATTCTTACACGATGCTCGTGTGTACTTAAGCCGACTCACAGTTAACAGCAACCCAGCTGGTACTGTATTCACCAACAGTGAAGTTACTAATGCACCATTAGTTGTGCGTACTTTAGATGATGCTATTCGTGCAGCTATTGAGTTACACGATTTACCAGCCCCCGATAACAGTCGTACACCCAACGTCCCTGGCGCAGGATGTCCAGTACCACCAGGGGGAGCCGTTGGCAACATTTCTTATGGCTCTTCACCAGCAGACGTGATTTGTCCTCCTTACAATAGCGAAGTTTCTAGAACCCATCGCAGTGATGCGAAGGAAGTCATTCGTCGCTATCGTTCTTTAAGTCCTGCTGATCAACAAGCCATGATTGAATTCCTCAAAGAGTTATAA